A single genomic interval of Dysidea avara chromosome 6, odDysAvar1.4, whole genome shotgun sequence harbors:
- the LOC136257226 gene encoding ubiquitin carboxyl-terminal hydrolase 47-like, with protein sequence MVTEVTCDSCQNISKATFQCNHLNIPVYPIQVFNSPFSKAIVEQLNKTEDLDGLNKYYCERCQKKTCAEIKYCAKSLPEIFIVHIKR encoded by the exons ATGGTCACAGAAG TTACATGTGATAGCTGCCAGAACATTTCAAaagctacatttcaatgtaACCACTTGAACATACCTGTCTACCCTATTCAA GTTTTTAATTCTCCATTTTCCAAAGCTATTGTGGAACAACTGAATAAGACAGAAGACTTAGATGGTTTAAACAAATATTATTGTGAAAG GTGTCAGAAGAAAACATGTGCTGAAATCAAGTATTGTGCTAAATCACTGCCAGAAATTTTTATAGTCCACATCAAACGGTAG